The proteins below come from a single Mya arenaria isolate MELC-2E11 chromosome 8, ASM2691426v1 genomic window:
- the LOC128244765 gene encoding protein FAM210A-like translates to MQTTIISKFRPIYLAVRCCQQRGVAVCGCQLQVSSARFPRTLIGSYSQPCISPPNQFRWLRTFTKNPLMYSEGKYSSTDDPTQKQTDKDQTNTEETQNSPDKKPDTPTEYVENTEKLSVFQRFKKTYKEHGKVLVGVHIFTSSIWFGSFFYAAKVGVDVIPVMEWLGISERVISPFRSSSLGDIALAYLMYKLATPARYTVTLAGTNLMIKYLRKAGRIAPKKESESFRSLAKDSRKEVSQRTNKLRLDMKHRTTKLQTDFNSRRKGLTSRVKSNVKLRQTSLRDKLKNRRKQLSTGIRRRKN, encoded by the exons ATGCAGACAACAATTATATCAAAGTTTAGGCCAATTTACCTGGCAGTGCGATGCTGTCAGCAACGGGGTGTGGCGGTTTGTGGATGCCAGTTGCAAGTTTCATCAGCCAGATTTCCTAGGACATTGATAG GTTCTTATTCTCAACCATGCATTTCACCACCAAACCAATTTCGTTGGTTGAGAACATTCACCAAAAACCCTCTCATGTATTCAGAGGGCAAATATTCCTCTACAGATGATCCcacacaaaaacaaactgaCAAAGATCAGACCAATACAGAAGAAACACAAAATTCACCAGACAAAAAACCTGATACTCCAACTGAATATGTTGAGAATACAGAAAAGCTGTCAGTGTTTCAGAGGTTTAAGAAAACCTACAAAGAGCATGGAAAAGTTCTGGTAGGAGTTCACATCTTCACATCTTCAATATGGTTTGGCTCATTCTTCTATGCAGCCAAAGT TGGAGTGGACGTGATACCAGTGATGGAGTGGCTCGGGATCAGCGAGCGTGTGATCAGTCCATTCCGAAGCTCCAGTCTTGGTGATATAGCCCTTGCATATCTCATGTATAAACTGGCCACACCTGCCCGCTACACTGTCACACTTGCTGGGACAAACTTGATGATCAAATACTTAAGAAAGGCTGGTCGCATTGCTCCGAAAAAGGAGTCGGAGTCATTCAGAAGTCTTGCAAAAGATTCCAGAAAGGAGGTTTCTCAGAGGACAAATAAACTTAGATTGGATATGAAGCATAGAACCACAAAACTTCAGACAGATTTTAACAGTCGGAGAAAAGGTTTAACGAGCAGAGTGAAGTCCAATGTGAAGTTAAGGCAAACCAGTTTAAGAGACAAGTTAAAGAATAGGAGGAAACAATTAAGCACTGGTATCAGGCGTCGAAAAAACTAG